A single genomic interval of Juglans regia cultivar Chandler chromosome 1, Walnut 2.0, whole genome shotgun sequence harbors:
- the LOC109019432 gene encoding protein ASYMMETRIC LEAVES 2-like, translating into MASSSNSPCAACKFLRRKCQPECVFAPYFPPDQPQKFANVHKVFGASNVTKLLNELHSHQREDAVNSLAYEADMRLRDPVYGCVGVISLLQHQLRQLQMDLSCAKSELSKYQNLGITSHGLIAAAAAAAATNHNHQQNLGINLIGAGRDHHHYHHQFFPRDQQQMIRSFDSGNNYDASLLAMNVSASIGQLSQFQQPRTATGDDRRTIDPS; encoded by the coding sequence ATGGCATCATCATCGAATTCTCCATGTGCAGCGTGCAAGTTTCTGAGGCGTAAATGCCAGCCGGAGTGCGTTTTTGCACCGTATTTCCCCCCGGACCAGCCCCAGAAATTCGCAAACGTGCACAAGGTGTTTGGTGCAAGCAACGTGACCAAGCTTCTGAACGAGTTGCACTCACACCAGCGAGAGGACGCCGTGAATTCTCTCGCCTATGAGGCTGACATGCGTCTCCGGGACCCTGTCTACGGCTGCGTGGGAGTCATCTCTCTCCTCCAACACCAACTCCGGCAACTCCAGATGGACCTCAGTTGCGCCAAATCTGAACTCTCCAAATACCAAAACTTGGGCATCACAAGCCACGGCCTAATagccgccgccgccgccgctGCCGCCACGAATCACAACCACCAGCAGAACTTGGGGATTAATCTGATCGGTGCCGGCCGCGACCACCATCACTACCATCACCAGTTCTTTCCTAGGGATCAGCAACAGATGATAAGGAGCTTTGATTCGGGAAACAACTATGATGCAAGCCTTTTAGCCATGAACGTCTCGGCAAGCATAGGACAACTGAGTCAGTTTCAGCAACCTAGGACTGCTACTGGGGACGACCGACGCACCATTGATCCCTCTTAG